The following coding sequences lie in one Streptomyces xiamenensis genomic window:
- a CDS encoding GNAT family N-acetyltransferase: MTIELRVLAEDEWDVWYRTLNWAFGGAIGSAEEVELWRSLTEVERSIAAWDGDRVVATASTFSFGLSVPGGDVVPAGGLTMVGVAPTYRRRGILRRMMRQQLDDVRAAGEPLAVLTASEPSIYGRFGYGTATWQLSAEIETRDVRLSPPPGIDDVEIRVAEPADVLAECEALYARQLPLRPGRPARLPRWERFPLHVPAHLRAGASPQLCVLAERAGELLGYARYVTAPAWTESGPDGTVIVQDLEAVDPAGYAALLRYLMEIDLMSSVRLANRPVDDPLLHLLSDVRRCALRTRDGMHLRPVEAGAALAARRYATEVDVVLEITDSFCPWNEGRWRLSGGPDGAVCARTADAPDLALSANELGSAYLGGISLTALAGAGRVRELRPNALTAASTAFTSPAAPWLPHNF; encoded by the coding sequence GAGCTGTGGCGGTCACTGACCGAGGTGGAACGGTCGATCGCGGCATGGGACGGCGACCGTGTCGTGGCAACGGCGAGCACCTTCTCGTTTGGCCTTTCGGTACCGGGCGGCGATGTGGTGCCGGCCGGTGGGCTGACGATGGTGGGAGTGGCACCGACCTATCGGCGGCGCGGGATTCTGCGGCGGATGATGCGGCAGCAACTGGACGATGTGCGGGCCGCCGGGGAGCCCCTGGCGGTATTGACGGCCTCGGAACCCTCAATCTACGGCCGCTTCGGTTACGGTACCGCGACCTGGCAGCTCTCGGCCGAGATCGAGACGCGTGATGTGCGGCTTTCGCCGCCGCCCGGCATCGATGATGTGGAGATCCGGGTGGCGGAACCGGCGGATGTGCTCGCGGAGTGCGAGGCGCTGTACGCGCGTCAACTGCCGCTGCGGCCGGGACGACCGGCCCGCCTGCCCCGGTGGGAACGGTTCCCGCTGCACGTACCCGCCCACCTCAGGGCCGGGGCCTCGCCGCAGTTGTGCGTGCTGGCGGAGCGCGCCGGTGAACTGCTGGGCTACGCCCGCTATGTCACCGCACCGGCGTGGACGGAGAGCGGCCCCGACGGCACGGTCATCGTCCAGGACCTGGAGGCGGTGGACCCGGCGGGGTACGCGGCGCTGCTGCGCTACCTGATGGAGATCGACCTGATGTCGTCGGTACGCCTGGCGAACCGGCCGGTGGACGACCCGCTGCTGCACCTGCTGTCGGACGTACGGCGGTGCGCGCTGCGGACGCGGGACGGGATGCATCTGCGGCCGGTGGAGGCGGGCGCGGCGCTCGCCGCGCGCCGGTACGCGACAGAAGTGGACGTGGTGCTGGAGATCACGGACTCCTTCTGCCCGTGGAACGAGGGCCGCTGGCGGCTGTCGGGCGGCCCGGACGGCGCGGTGTGCGCGCGGACGGCCGACGCCCCCGATCTGGCGCTGTCGGCCAACGAGTTGGGTTCGGCCTACCTGGGCGGCATCTCCCTGACCGCACTCGCGGGCGCGGGCCGGGTCCGGGAACTGCGCCCGAACGCCCTGACGGCGGCGTCCACGGCCTTCACCTCACCGGCGGCGCCGTGGCTGCCGCACAACTTCTGA
- a CDS encoding dipeptide ABC transporter ATP-binding protein, with the protein MSSPEPLLTIRDLTVAFHSRRSTVRAVRGLDLDLAPGSTLALVGESGSGKSTTGLAVLGLLPTGATVLGGRVTLAGRELTGLREREWRTVRGREIGFVPQDPMVSLNPVQRVGDQVAEVLRIHGLAENAKAARERAVDLLADAGLPHPARVARQLPHELSGGMCQRALIAIALAGEPRLLIADEPTSALDVTVQRRILDHLETVTERLGTSLLLITHDLAVAADRADEIAVMSRGRIVERGPGRRVLTEPSHPYTRELVAAVPDMTADPARPTPQEDRPPLLDVRGLRRTFDGGRTVAVDDVSFTLPAGGSLGIVGESGSGKSTTAKLVLRLDRPDAGTITLDGQDLSTLAPAALRRLRRDIQPVFQDPYGSLDPHFTVAQSIAEPLRAFRVTGRRGRRERVAELLDLVRLPASAAHRRPGELSGGQRQRVSIARALALTPKLLVLDEPVSALDVSVQASVLELLTDLRAEFGLSYLFISHDLAVVRQICDRVAVMREGGIVESGLVTQVFDHPEHPYTQDLLSAIPGRRVREQLTG; encoded by the coding sequence ATGAGCTCGCCAGAACCCCTGCTCACCATCCGGGACCTGACGGTGGCCTTCCACTCCCGCCGCTCCACCGTGCGGGCGGTGCGCGGCCTCGACCTCGACCTCGCGCCCGGCAGCACCCTGGCACTGGTCGGGGAATCGGGATCGGGCAAGTCCACCACCGGCCTCGCTGTCCTGGGACTGCTGCCCACCGGCGCCACGGTGCTGGGCGGCCGGGTCACCCTGGCCGGCCGCGAACTGACCGGCCTGCGCGAACGGGAGTGGCGCACCGTACGGGGCCGGGAGATCGGCTTCGTACCCCAGGACCCCATGGTCTCCCTCAACCCCGTGCAGCGGGTCGGCGACCAGGTCGCCGAAGTCCTGCGCATCCACGGCCTGGCGGAGAACGCCAAGGCCGCCCGGGAACGGGCCGTCGACCTGCTCGCCGACGCCGGCCTGCCCCACCCCGCGCGCGTCGCCCGCCAGTTGCCGCACGAGCTGTCCGGCGGGATGTGCCAGCGGGCGCTCATCGCCATCGCGCTCGCCGGCGAACCCAGGCTGCTCATCGCCGACGAGCCCACCAGCGCCCTCGACGTCACCGTGCAGCGTCGCATCCTGGACCACCTGGAGACCGTCACCGAACGCCTGGGCACCTCGCTGCTGCTGATCACCCACGACCTGGCGGTGGCCGCCGACCGCGCGGACGAGATCGCCGTCATGTCCCGGGGCCGGATCGTCGAACGCGGCCCGGGACGCCGCGTCCTCACCGAACCGTCCCACCCCTACACCCGCGAACTGGTCGCCGCCGTACCGGACATGACCGCAGACCCGGCGCGCCCGACACCCCAGGAGGACCGGCCGCCGCTCCTCGACGTGCGCGGCCTGCGCCGCACCTTCGACGGCGGCCGCACCGTCGCCGTCGACGACGTGAGCTTCACCCTCCCGGCCGGCGGCTCGCTCGGCATCGTCGGCGAGTCGGGATCCGGCAAATCCACCACCGCCAAACTGGTGCTGCGCCTGGACCGCCCGGACGCGGGCACCATCACCCTCGACGGCCAGGACCTGTCCACCCTGGCCCCGGCCGCGCTGCGCCGGCTGCGCCGCGACATCCAGCCGGTCTTCCAGGACCCGTACGGCTCGCTCGACCCGCACTTCACCGTCGCCCAGTCCATCGCCGAGCCGCTGCGCGCCTTTCGGGTCACCGGCCGCCGCGGCCGGCGTGAGCGGGTCGCCGAACTCCTTGACCTGGTACGCCTGCCCGCCTCCGCCGCCCACCGCCGCCCCGGCGAACTCTCCGGCGGCCAGCGCCAGCGCGTGTCCATCGCCCGCGCCCTGGCGCTCACCCCCAAGCTGCTGGTCCTGGACGAACCGGTCTCGGCCCTCGACGTCTCCGTCCAGGCCAGCGTGCTGGAGCTGCTGACGGACCTGCGCGCCGAGTTCGGGCTGAGCTACCTGTTCATCTCCCACGACCTGGCGGTGGTCCGCCAGATCTGCGACCGCGTCGCGGTGATGCGAGAGGGCGGAATCGTGGAATCCGGCCTGGTCACCCAGGTCTTCGACCACCCCGAGCACCCGTACACCCAGGACCTCCTCTCCGCCATCCCGGGCCGCCGCGTCCGCGAACAGCTCACGGGGTGA
- a CDS encoding ABC transporter permease — protein sequence MTTTGATTTGTPTIPAADPAADPAPGTEQSHDQEQEQEQEQAHGRAARLRSALGSLAARPGLLLAVLYLALILAWTLLPSLFAGEDPLRTNPAASLTPPGAEHWFGTDNLGRDLFTRVVHGTRTSITAALIAVSLSLVAGTVLGVLSGYLGGWVDQTLMRFVEVLIVIPGLLLSLAVVSILGFGVTNVAIAVGISGIPGFARVIRAEVLRIKSSVYFQAAVTSGTRTPVILARHVLPNASQPVLVLAALEIGGAVLSVSALSFLGYGAAPPAPELGAMVAQGRDYISTAWWLTTFPGLAIALIVLSANRVGRALERTGAQ from the coding sequence ATGACGACCACCGGGGCCACGACCACCGGCACGCCCACGATCCCCGCCGCCGACCCGGCTGCCGACCCCGCTCCCGGCACCGAACAGAGCCACGACCAGGAGCAGGAACAGGAGCAGGAACAGGCACACGGCCGGGCCGCCCGGCTCCGCTCCGCGCTCGGCTCCCTGGCCGCCCGTCCCGGGCTGCTGCTGGCCGTCCTCTACCTGGCGCTGATCCTCGCCTGGACGCTGCTGCCCTCGCTGTTCGCCGGCGAGGACCCGCTGCGCACCAACCCGGCCGCCTCGCTCACCCCACCCGGCGCCGAGCACTGGTTCGGCACCGACAACCTGGGCCGCGACCTGTTCACCCGCGTCGTGCACGGCACCCGCACCTCCATCACCGCCGCTCTCATCGCCGTCTCGCTGTCGCTGGTGGCCGGCACCGTGCTGGGCGTGCTCTCCGGCTACCTCGGCGGCTGGGTCGACCAGACCCTGATGCGTTTCGTCGAGGTGCTGATCGTCATCCCCGGGCTGCTGCTGTCCCTGGCCGTGGTCTCCATCCTCGGCTTCGGCGTCACCAACGTCGCCATCGCGGTGGGCATCTCGGGCATCCCCGGCTTCGCCCGCGTCATCCGCGCCGAAGTGCTGCGCATCAAGTCCAGCGTGTACTTCCAGGCCGCCGTCACCAGTGGCACCCGCACCCCGGTCATCCTCGCGCGGCACGTGCTGCCCAACGCCTCTCAGCCCGTCCTCGTCCTCGCCGCCCTGGAGATCGGCGGCGCGGTGCTGTCCGTGTCCGCGCTCAGCTTCCTGGGGTACGGGGCCGCCCCGCCCGCGCCCGAACTGGGCGCCATGGTCGCCCAGGGCCGCGACTACATCTCCACCGCCTGGTGGCTGACCACCTTCCCCGGCCTGGCCATCGCCCTGATCGTGCTCTCCGCCAACCGCGTCGGACGCGCCCTCGAACGAACCGGAGCACAGTGA
- a CDS encoding ABC transporter permease yields the protein MSRYVLVRLANGLIVLWAALSLSFLVLHLVPGDPVSIMLRSGGGGDPVGVDAAQAAALRTELGLDRPLYEQYTDFVVRALSLDFGTSFGTGDEVSAMLARALPSTLELATASLLLTAVLGVAAALAATLAPWAPLRNAVLSTTVAGISLPSFWTAILLIQVFSFGLGWFPAYGDSDAARLVLPAIALALPSAGVLAQLLAKGLRTALAEPYVRTARAKGAGRLRTAWHHAFRNASIPALTMLGMMIGNILAGAIITETVFARAGIGRLTADAIADQDFPVIRAIIFLAGALYVLVNLAVDLIYPKVDPRIVLQAGATS from the coding sequence GTGAGCCGCTACGTCCTGGTCCGGCTCGCCAACGGACTCATCGTCCTGTGGGCGGCGCTGAGCCTCTCCTTCCTGGTGCTGCATCTCGTCCCGGGCGACCCGGTGTCGATCATGCTGCGCTCCGGTGGCGGCGGCGACCCGGTCGGCGTCGACGCCGCACAGGCCGCCGCGCTCCGCACCGAGCTGGGCCTGGACCGGCCGCTGTACGAGCAGTACACGGACTTCGTGGTCCGCGCGCTGTCCCTGGACTTCGGCACCTCCTTCGGGACCGGGGACGAGGTCAGCGCCATGCTGGCACGCGCCCTGCCCTCCACGCTGGAACTGGCCACCGCGTCCCTGCTGCTCACCGCCGTGCTCGGGGTGGCCGCCGCGCTGGCGGCCACCCTGGCGCCCTGGGCGCCGCTGCGCAACGCCGTGCTGTCCACCACCGTCGCCGGGATCTCGCTGCCCAGCTTCTGGACCGCGATCCTGCTGATCCAGGTGTTCTCCTTCGGGCTCGGCTGGTTCCCGGCGTACGGCGACAGCGACGCCGCACGGCTGGTGCTGCCCGCCATCGCCCTGGCGCTGCCCAGCGCCGGGGTGCTGGCCCAACTGCTGGCCAAGGGCCTGCGTACGGCGCTGGCCGAACCGTACGTGCGCACCGCCCGCGCCAAGGGGGCTGGGCGGCTGCGCACCGCCTGGCACCACGCCTTCCGCAACGCGTCGATCCCGGCGCTGACCATGCTGGGCATGATGATCGGCAACATCTTGGCCGGGGCCATCATCACCGAGACCGTCTTCGCCCGCGCGGGCATCGGCCGGCTGACCGCCGACGCCATCGCGGACCAGGACTTCCCGGTGATCCGCGCGATCATCTTCCTCGCCGGCGCCCTGTACGTGCTGGTCAATCTCGCCGTCGACCTCATCTACCCCAAGGTCGATCCCCGGATCGTCCTCCAGGCCGGAGCGACCTCATGA
- a CDS encoding ABC transporter substrate-binding protein, which yields MATSPTPRRLSRRMSRPAHATALIAAIAVALTACGTDGTTNGGGSGDDSGSAGASGEPVAGGTLKYAFANPIDCVDPRQRPQLTSRNVGRQLGDQLTEQDPQTKEIKPWLATSWEISDDVSAFTFHLREDVTFSDGEPFDAEAVKANFDAVVDLGARAPQGSSFIAGYQGSTVLDEYTVRVDFDGPNAQFLQATATASFVQLSPASLGNDPADLCLGDFAASGPFTLGSFTPEKSVELLKREDYAWASPIAANQGAAYVDKIVLEVVPEGGVRYGSLTSDQIDLADGIPSTNQAELTNLPGYGLVTGASPGIAIPYIPLASSPKLQDPDVRRALSLAIDRQAIVDAIFQGTQQPASGVVTAATPGYTDQSGDIRHDPEAAIALLEGAGYDTVGDDGIRRDTDGDQLSLTITYQAGSPDAEAQHQLVQQEWKEIGVELVLDPVATLPDVPIDEFPGDLTTWSQGRADIDVIRLVYGSSHPEMSMLYNHPDEELDTLLDSLQSTVDPAERQAIGEQAQQRIVEQGYTIPVYDRYWSYGFGPKVGGFAADIEGKPLLNEVWIAQ from the coding sequence GTGGCCACCTCGCCCACGCCCAGACGGCTCAGCCGCCGCATGTCCCGCCCCGCCCACGCCACCGCGCTGATCGCCGCGATCGCCGTCGCCCTCACCGCCTGCGGCACCGACGGCACCACCAACGGCGGTGGCTCGGGCGACGATTCGGGCAGCGCCGGCGCCTCCGGCGAACCCGTGGCCGGCGGCACCCTGAAGTACGCCTTCGCCAACCCCATCGACTGCGTCGACCCGCGCCAGCGCCCACAGCTCACCTCCCGCAACGTCGGCCGCCAGCTCGGCGACCAGCTCACCGAACAGGACCCGCAGACCAAGGAGATCAAGCCCTGGCTCGCCACCTCCTGGGAGATCAGCGATGACGTGAGCGCCTTCACCTTCCACCTGCGCGAGGACGTCACCTTCTCCGACGGCGAGCCCTTCGACGCCGAGGCCGTCAAGGCCAACTTCGACGCCGTCGTCGACCTCGGCGCCCGCGCCCCCCAGGGCAGCAGCTTCATCGCCGGCTACCAGGGTTCGACCGTCCTCGACGAGTACACCGTGCGCGTCGACTTCGACGGCCCCAACGCCCAGTTCCTCCAGGCCACCGCCACCGCATCGTTCGTCCAGCTCTCCCCGGCCTCCCTCGGCAACGACCCCGCCGACCTGTGCCTGGGCGACTTCGCCGCCTCCGGGCCGTTCACTCTCGGCTCCTTCACCCCGGAGAAGTCCGTCGAGCTGCTCAAGCGCGAGGACTACGCCTGGGCCTCCCCGATCGCCGCCAACCAGGGCGCCGCCTACGTCGACAAGATCGTCCTGGAGGTGGTCCCCGAGGGCGGCGTCCGCTACGGCTCCCTCACCAGCGACCAGATCGACCTCGCCGACGGCATCCCCTCCACCAACCAGGCCGAACTGACCAACCTCCCCGGCTACGGCCTGGTCACCGGCGCCTCCCCGGGCATCGCCATCCCCTACATCCCGCTCGCGTCCAGCCCCAAGCTCCAGGACCCGGACGTGCGGCGCGCCCTGAGCCTGGCCATCGACCGCCAGGCCATCGTCGACGCCATCTTCCAGGGCACCCAGCAGCCGGCCTCCGGCGTCGTCACCGCCGCCACCCCCGGCTACACCGACCAGTCCGGGGACATCCGGCACGACCCCGAGGCCGCCATCGCCCTGCTGGAGGGCGCCGGTTACGACACCGTCGGCGACGACGGCATCCGCCGCGACACCGACGGCGACCAGCTCTCCCTCACCATCACCTACCAGGCCGGCTCCCCCGACGCCGAGGCACAGCACCAGCTCGTGCAGCAGGAGTGGAAGGAGATCGGCGTCGAACTCGTCCTCGACCCGGTCGCCACCCTCCCCGACGTGCCCATCGACGAGTTCCCCGGCGACCTCACCACCTGGAGCCAGGGCCGCGCCGACATCGACGTCATCCGCCTCGTCTACGGCTCGTCCCACCCCGAGATGAGCATGCTCTACAACCACCCGGACGAGGAACTGGACACCCTCCTCGACTCCCTCCAGTCCACCGTCGATCCCGCCGAGCGCCAGGCCATCGGTGAACAGGCCCAGCAGCGCATCGTCGAGCAGGGCTACACCATCCCCGTCTACGACCGCTACTGGTCCTACGGCTTCGGCCCCAAGGTCGGCGGCTTCGCGGCCGACATCGAGGGCAAGCCGCTGCTGAACGAGGTGTGGATCGCCCAGTGA
- a CDS encoding putative leader peptide: MPALPLLTSRRHVDLLRVTSASCAGC; encoded by the coding sequence ATGCCAGCCCTGCCGCTTTTGACATCGCGCCGACACGTGGACCTGCTCCGCGTCACGTCGGCGTCCTGTGCGGGCTGCTGA